The Besnoitia besnoiti strain Bb-Ger1 chromosome IV, whole genome shotgun sequence genome contains a region encoding:
- a CDS encoding hypothetical protein (encoded by transcript BESB_055140) gives MGDRSGSTKPSVARFQASPRRGGPYDGAGGRAGGAPSYRRGWEEDGGRRKEPLATCPRRGGPGLEKSSRAAAGADAADCGFGSRAGPRIQRADRGAAAVGGPHPDRCIPCLWYFQHVTGCGKGRSCTSCHHEDHRDPQSDLHPSKRLHALGRCVPCRNHFKGICPRRAEACGFCHQEEHRKALGAKESGDETVEVVPLAPGAPARRDEERKNSGERSPEGSAPQKTDLGASGPGGDEELVIASSVSGSEKTVAHGEKAEAGQEKRDQETGKSDRKGEDHRAAKAGDKNAVHYVRQRGQNEPRAHERGVCRPCSFYFIGPQGCLKRERCPDCHHADHANPHSAAHPSKLLHLKGQCRPCIPFKRGTCAKSPENCVYCHHSSHLVEGQDTASQQKQADVAESEGQPDTAEFPVQDLDDGESAAGGRDAAHDSQADLSGGLADEETLGESGRVQEGGVAASVGDSEGEEDSSTPQASKRHSVDGGIATFLGEAVGAQERKQEGQMANKEQLLESAAEPPNALDRTSPGDADALDTARAETSEAEQCL, from the coding sequence ATGGGCGACCGCTCAGGCTCGACCAAGCCGTCAGTCGCGCGTTTCCAGGCGTCTCCACGCAGGGGGGGACCGTATgatggcgccggcgggcgcgcgggaggcgcgccgagtTATCGGCGAGGGtgggaggaagacggcggccgccggaagGAGCCGCTGGCGACGTGCCCGAGGCGGGGAGGGCCTGGACTGGAGAAGagcagcagggcggcggcgggtgcagacgcagctgacTGCGGTTTTGGTTCGCGAGCAGGACCTCGAATCCAGCGTGccgacagaggcgcggctgctgttgGAGGCCCGCATCCTGATCGATGTATTCCGTGCCTGTGGTATTTTCAGCACGTCACAGGCTGCGGGAAGGGCCGGTCGTGCACCAGCTGCCACCACGAAGACCACAGAGATCCGCAGAGCGATCTCCATCCCTCCAAGcgcttgcatgcgctcgGGAGATGTGTGCCGTGTCGGAATCACTTCAAAGGTATctgtccgcgtcgcgcggaagCGTGTGGATTCTGCCACCAGGAGGAACACAGAAAGGCGCTGGGCGCCAAGGAGAGCGGCGATGAGACTGTAGAAGTCGTCCCCCTCGCGCCGGGTGcaccggcgcggagggatgaagagagaaagaactCAGGCGAGAGAAGCCCGGAGGGTAGTGCCCCACAGAAGACGGATctcggcgccagcggcccaggaggagacgaagagctcGTGATCGCGAGTTCAGTCTCAGGGAGCGAAAAGACAGTCGCGCACGGAGAAAAGGCTGAAGCCGGACAAGAGAAGCGCGACCAGGAGACGGGGAAAAGCGACAGAAAGGGAGAGGATCACCGCGCTGCGAAAGCCGGTGACAAAAACGCAGTTCACTACGTCCGTCAACGAGGCCAGAACGAGCCTCGCGCACACGAACGGGGCGTGTGTCGCCCCTGTTCGTTTTACTTCATCGGTCCGCAGGGCTGCCTCAAGCGGGAGCGCTGTCCCGATTGCCATCACGCCGACCACGCGAATCCACACTCGGCTGCTCATCCCTCCAAGCTTCTGCACCTAAAGGGTCAATGCAGGCCGTGTATTCCGTTCAAGCGCGGCACCTGTGCCAAGTCGCCCGAGAACTGTGTGTATTGTCACCACAGCAGCCACCTGGTTGAGGGGCAGGACACCGCGAGCCAGCAGAAGCAAGCGGATGTcgcagaaagcgaaggcCAACCTGACACGGCGGAATTCCCTGTGCAGGACTTGGACGACGGCGAGTCCGCAgctggaggccgcgacgccgcacacGACAGCCAGGCCGACCTCTCTGGTGGGCTggcggacgaggagacgctcgGGGAAAGTGGCCGCGTGCAGGAAGGCGGCGTGGCTGCGTCTgtcggcgacagcgaaggcgaagaagactcTAGCACCCCGCAGGCCTCGAAGCGCCACTCCGTCGATGGAGGCATCGCGACGTTCCTGGGGGAGGCTGTGGGCGCGCAAGAACGGAAGCAAGAGGGACAGATGGCAAACAAGGAGCAGCTCCTtgagagcgcggcggagccgccgaaTGCTTTGGACCGCACGAGTCCAGGCGACGCTGATGCCCTCGACACTGCTCGCGCTGAAACGAGCGAGGCTGAACAGTGTTTGTGA
- a CDS encoding putative beta-1 tubulin (encoded by transcript BESB_055160), translated as MREIVHIQGGQCGNQIGAKFWEVISDEHGIDPTGTYNGDSDLQLERVNVFYNEATGGRFVPRAILMDLEPGTMDSVRAGPFGQLFRPDNFVFGQTGAGNNWAKGHYTEGAELIDSVLDIVRKEAEGCDCLQGFQITHSLGGGTGSGMGTLLISKVREEYPDRIMETFSVFPSPKVSDTVVEPYNATLSVHQLVENADEVQVIDNEALYDICFRTLKLTTPTYGDLNHLVSAAMSGVTCSLRFPGQLNSDLRKLAVNLIPFPRLHFFLIGFAPLTSRGSQQYRALTVPELTQQMFDAKNMMCASDPRHGRYLTGCAMFRGRMSTKEVDEQMLNVQNKNSSYFVEWIPNNMKSSVCDIPPKGLKMSVTFVGNSTAIQEMFKRVSEQFTAMFRRKAFLHWYTGEGMDEMEFTEAESNMNDLVSEYQQYQDATAEEEGEFDDEEGVGEGEGAE; from the exons ATGAGAGAAATAGTCCACATTCAGGGAGGCCAGTGCGGCAACCAAATCGGTGCCAAGTTCTGGGAAGTAATCTCGGACGAGCATGGAATCGACCCG ACCGGAACCTACAATGGCGACAGCGATCTGCAGCTCGAGCGTGTCAACGTATTTTACAATGAGGCGACGGGTGGGCGTTTCGTGCCGCGCGCCATTTTGATGGATCTCGAACCTGGAACGATGGACAGCGTGAGAGCGGGTCCCTTCGGTCAGCTCTTTCGTCCCGATAACTTCGTATTTGGCCAAACAGGCGCGGGGAACAACTGGGCGAAGGGTCACTACACGGAAGGCGCCGAGCTGATTGATTCCGTTCTCGATATTGTCCGCAAAGAGGCAGAAGGCTGCGACTGCCTGCAGGGATTTCAGATCACACACAGTTTAGGCGGAGGCACAGGAAGCGGCATGGGCACTCTTCTGATCAGTAAAGTCCGCGAGGAGTACCCGGACCGCATTATGGAAACCTTCAGCGTGTTTCCCTCCCCCAAAGTCTCAGACACGGTGGTCGAGCCATACAACGCGACCCTTTCTGTGCACCAGCTCGTTGAAAACGCAGATGAAGTCCAGGTCATCGACAATGAAGCACTGTACGATATTTGCTTCCGAACACTGAAACTGACCACACCAACGTATGGGGACCTTAACCACCTCGTGAGCGCTGCCATGTCGGGCGTCACGTGCTCCCTCCGCTTCCCCGGGCAGCTGAATAGCGACCTGCGGAAGCTGGCTGTAAACCTGATTCCGTTTCCGCGTCTCCACTTCTTCCTTATCGGCTTTGCTCCGCTTACTAGCCGAGGAAGTCAGCAGTACAGGGCACTGACCGTACCCGAGCTCACACAGCAGATGTTCGACGCCAAGAATATGATGTGCGCGTCAGACCCCCGCCATGGACGATACTTAACTGGGTGTGCCATGTTTCGCGGCCGGATGTCCACAAAGGAAGTGGACGAACAAATGCTCAATGTGCAGAACAAGAATTCGTCCTACTTTGTCGAATGGATTCCCAATAACATGAAATCCAGTGTATGCGACATCCCCCCCAAAGGGCTCAAAATGTCAGTCACCTTTGTCGGGAACTCCACTGCTATCCAAGAGATGTTCAAGCGTGTGTCCGAGCAGTTCACTGCCATGTTCCGCCGCAAGGCTTTCTTGCATTG GTATACTGGAGAAGGAATGGACGAGATGGAGTTCACAGAAGCGGAGTCGAACATGAACGACCTGGTCTCCGAATACCAACAGTACCAG GACGCCACtgcggaagaggaaggagaattcgacgacgaggaaggggTTGgtgagggcgaaggcgccgagtaG
- a CDS encoding hypothetical protein (encoded by transcript BESB_055150) codes for MQVPISLSGPPLSFLAVQQAGTPSVLPGRVSPGERQHVSSVPVPCYYSHPAAGGSVTSSSLASSAPDHAPPASDRVVVSYPPLHILAGPGGGGRLSRPSGASLPCLSAAPYSSGGERRLSVGSAHSEGRDSSADAVYAPASPCSYRAHSSSAYASQARDSGPPPPLGERRGAGGPQSRRYDAGFADRSATLSPAKDPCANNMGSPPFGGSRPAYSRSGWPNPQPNSGGGRGPGGSRPQYHRAPRDVWMAGEEDRGGRTRRERYSEDEREEALEFIRPPAPTRPVGYPNKTVGGGGRGVRQRSPSYSPERRGPPPPKVSGGGRDFVTSAAAGHHSASGGRTPETVSRRLIVEDRYASKEPFYGTSSRYTEKPRETGESTRRAFAPENHARGSCHPCAFYAVGRCRNGVDCRNCHDEDHSDPHSPLFALDVLHKMGLCIVCIDFKKKGVCDDSDRVHGMLYCHHPHHCPTSQHGRVEESRGKDDLLHAGGSGVRRAVTDPPSKIRRRDDWGENYVSSSRSRQEEDCGDYMFRDSGRRRLLSCERYAPTYNPSSRSYSTVGGGVQSTSVPSYAQGAGIPTGEIEALRGEAIRGAGA; via the coding sequence ATGCAGGTGCCGATTTCACTCTCGggccctcctctctctttcctAGCAGTTCAGCAGGCGGGGACTCCTTCGGTTTTGCCTGGCCGCGTCTCCCCAGGGGAGCGCCAGCACGTTTCTTCTGTGCCAGTGCCATGCTACTACTCACaccccgcggcgggggggtcGGTCACTTCGTCGTCTCTTGCCAGCTCTGCGCCTGATCATGCTCCACCCGCGTCGGACCGCGTGGTGGTCTCCTATCCTCCACTGCACATTCTCGCTGGaccaggcggcggaggccgatTATCGAGACCGAgtggcgcgtcgctgccatgcctctccgctgccccCTATTCTAGCgggggggagcggcggcTGAGCGTGGGTTCAGCGCATTCGGAGGGGCGCGACAGCTCGGCGGACGCGGTGTAtgcccctgcgtcgccttgcAGTTACCGCGcccacagcagcagcgcataTGCATCGCAAGCGCGAGACTCgggaccgccgccgccgctgggcgAACGAAGAGGAGCGGGGGGCCCGCAGAGCCGGAGGTATGACGCAGGCTTCGCGGACCGGTCCGCGACTTTGAGTCCTGCAAAGGATCCATGCGCAAACAACATGGGTTCGCCGCCGTTTGGAGGGTCTCGACCGGCGTACTCACGCTCCGGCTGGCCAAATCCTCAGCCGAACAGTGGTGGAGGCAGAGGACCAGGCGGGAGTCGCCCGCAGTATCACCGCGCTCCACGGGATGTGTGGATGGCTGGAGAGGAGGATCGCGGCGGTAGGACTAGACGGGAGCGATATtcagaagacgagagagaggaggctcTTGAGTTTATACGCCCCCCAGCACCTACGAGACCAGTGGGATATCCGAACAAGACTgtgggaggcggaggccgtgGAGTGCGTCAAAGAAGTCCCAGCTACTCACCCGAGAGAAGAGGTCCACCTCCCCCGAAAGTGAGTGGTGGGGGCCGGGATTTCGTGAcctcggcggctgcaggacACCACTCGGCCAGCGGTGGACGTACACCGGAGACGGTGTCAAGGCGGCTGATCGTGGAGGACAGATATGCATCGAAAGAGCCATTTTACGGCACATCATCTCGATACACAGAAAAACCGCGTGAGACAGGGGAATCGACCAGACGAGCATTCGCACCGGAAAACCACGCTAGAGGTTCTTGCCATCCGTGTGCTTTCTACGCCGTCGGGAGATGCAGGAATGGCGTGGATTGCCGGAACTGTCACGACGAGGACCATAGCGATCCTCACAGCCCTCTTTTTGCTCTAGATGTTCTTCATAAAATGGGTTTGTGCATCGTATGCATCGATTTCAAGAAGAAAGGCGTGTGCGACGACTCCGATCGGGTTCACGGAATGCTTTACTGCCACCATCCGCACCACTGCCCGACTTCGCAACACGGACGCGTGGAAGAAAGCCGAGGAAAGGACGATCTGCTTCACGCGGGCGGGAGCGGGGTGCGCAGGGCGGTGACAGATCCCCCGTCGAAGATCCGGCGTCGAGACGACTGGGGAGAGAACTATGTGTCCTCAAGTCGCTCGAGGCAAGAAGAAGACTGCGGCGACTACATGTTTCGGGACAGTGGCAGACGCCGGCTGCTGTCCTGTGAGCGATATGCGCCGACGTACAACCCTTCTTCCCGTTCGTACTCGACTGTGGGAGGGGGGGTTCAAAGCACATCAGTCCCGTCGTACGCCCAGGGGGCGGGGATCCCTACGGGAGAGATAGAGGCACTGAGGGGGGAGGCGATtcggggggcgggcgcgtaG
- a CDS encoding hypothetical protein (encoded by transcript BESB_055130): MGNEQSSPENTDTPAHGQVETEGTPGGAPVSQTPTSAHEGRKEPGGTENKDEGGIGKPGDNTENAPAEAEKKKEKESGQPEAQLQPGYSRYLSGLGNFFTTEGTEGVSASSEVVNNIASYMSLEAVKGAFTGENDSDETETTPHGTEETTTAGTLVTDAKETDTANQESDGPALTTYLTQGLQGVSDLFRSVTQDITTVATDGAEPAAEEAPIQSTGSKTLGESAPEEAPIQSTGSKTLGESAPEEAPIQSTGSKTLGESAPEEAPIQSTGSKTLGESAPEEAPIQSTGSKTLGESAPEEAPIQSTGSKTLGESAPEEAPIQSTGSKTLGKSASKKTEAALQSHGSKTLDGVDDLLRKGSFSSRDAAPVVEKPAAASQEVAGEAAATGATPLVRAASSGDSGASSSSTPVA, from the exons ATGGGAAACGAACAGAGCTCTCCCGAAAACACGGATACTCCTG CCCATGGGCAGGTTGAGACCGAAGGAACTCCTGGGGGCGCCCCCGTGAGTCAAACTCCAACCTCCGCGCACGAAGGCAGAAAGGAGCCAGGCGGGACAGAGAACAAGGATGAAGGAGGAATAGGGAAACCAGGAGACAACACGGAAAATGCGCCAgctgaggcggagaagaaaaaggagaaggAATCAGGACAGCCGGAAGCTCAACTGCAACCAGGATATTCGCGATACCTCTCGGGTCTCGGCAACTTTTTCACAACCGAAGGCACGGAGGGGGTTTCCGCCTCGTCCGAGGTTGTGAACAACATCGCGTCGTACATGTCGCTTGAGGCGGTGAAAGGGGCATTTACGGGCGAGAATGATTCGGATGAGACAGAAACAACACCCCATGGAACAGAAGAGACGACCACCGCCGGCACCCTTGTAACTGACGCAAAGGAGACTGACACAGCGAATCAGGAAAGCGATGGACCTGCCTTAACGACTTACCTCACGCAGGGTCTTCAGGGTGTCTCCGATTTGTTTCGGTCAGTGACCCAGGATATCACTACTGTGGCAACTGACGGAGCGgagcccgccgcagaggaggccccAATCCAGTCTACTGGATCTAAGACATTGGGCGAATCTGCCCCAGAGGAGGCCCCAATCCAGTCTACTGGATCTAAGACATTGGGCGAATCTGCCCCAGAGGAGGCCCCAATCCAGTCTACTGGATCTAAGACATTGGGCGAATCTGCCCCAGAGGAGGCCCCAATCCAGTCTACTGGATCTAAGACATTGGGCGAATCTGCCCCAGAGGAGGCCCCAATCCAGTCTACTGGATCTAAGACATTGGGCGAATCTGCCCCAGAGGAGGCCCCAATCCAGTCTACTGGATCTAAGACATTGGGCGAATCTGCCCCAGAGGAGGCCCCAATCCAGTCTACTGGATCTAAGACATTGGGCAAATCCGCCAGCAAAAAGACCGAAGCTGCACTCCAGTCTCATGGGTCGAAGACGTTGGATGGCGTTGACGACTTGCTTCGTAAGGGATCCTTTAGTTCGCGTGATGCGGCACCGGTTGTAGAGAAACCGGCAGCTGCCAGCCAGGAGGTTGCTGGTGAAGCAGCCGCGACAGGAGCCACCCCTCTTGTCCGTGCAGCATCATCTGGCGACTCTGGAGCATCTTCCTCCAGCACTCCTGTCGCTTAA